The nucleotide window TGCCTTTACTCCACTCACCAACGCGCCTTCTATTGTCTCTATGGTCTAAAAAATAGCCTGTTTTATGACCTTTTAAAACATTTGCAGAAAAATGAACTCCATGCTCTATAAATTTAACTACTTCATTTTCTAATGTACCATAAATCACTTCGCCATCTGTAAAATTATGATGACTACTGTTCTCTAATTGTCTGCTTAGCCTTAACACTATGGTTTTAGCATTAGAGACCTTTTGAAGACTTTCTAAAATCCATTCTAAATATGGTAACCATATTTCGGAATACAATTTCACAACCAAAACGGTATCATAAACATCTGCTATTAAACCTGGAAATCCGTCATTTTCACCAAACAATAAACGATAGCTGTTGGTTTGGGTTTTAAGTAGTTCTTCACGCTTATGATATGCAGTTTTTATTTTTTGTTGAAAAAATTCTGCATTGATAACCACTTTGGTCTGCGCGTTATGAATCATCTTAATACGAATTGGCGATTTGGCATCATACAATCCAATGCCAATAACCTTGTTTTTATTCTTACTGAAAATAATAGCTAAATCCCCAGTCTTGGCATCGTCATTTATCTTAACAATACTATTAGAAAACACCCATGGATGCCCTTTAACAACGGATTGTTCGCCTATTG belongs to Winogradskyella sp. J14-2 and includes:
- a CDS encoding class I SAM-dependent rRNA methyltransferase, with protein sequence MKPTYQPKRLAVKLSSIGEQSVVKGHPWVFSNSIVKINDDAKTGDLAIIFSKNKNKVIGIGLYDAKSPIRIKMIHNAQTKVVINAEFFQQKIKTAYHKREELLKTQTNSYRLLFGENDGFPGLIADVYDTVLVVKLYSEIWLPYLEWILESLQKVSNAKTIVLRLSRQLENSSHHNFTDGEVIYGTLENEVVKFIEHGVHFSANVLKGHKTGYFLDHRDNRRRVGEWSKGKTMLDVFSYAGGFSVHALANGATEVTGLDISKQALDVARENGKLNDYSGVHKTISGDAFVEMENLIKQKKTFDVVVIDPPSFAKQQSEIELAKKKYKQLAELGEKLTAKQGLLVLASCSSRVTAQSFFDLNKNALNAQGRLFETLLKTKHDVDHPVTFPEGAYLKCGYYRFLE